The proteins below come from a single Bactrocera dorsalis isolate Fly_Bdor chromosome 5, ASM2337382v1, whole genome shotgun sequence genomic window:
- the LOC125778887 gene encoding uncharacterized protein LOC125778887, with translation MGGRYYVTDRTNPEPLEICRHYPPNYEVESLPSYTIVSGLPTYDDALEEFRKAGIILTPPMPVVKIFEKDPAAADNTGKENQIFNMENCVGTDNDNVSVTSTCTCGAVNNTNSNNPNSIYTVPSPLAPQVIELSPEQLAALSQKRLSLQITFNNSVRRNSRPRGIDLYRQVNRNNLLRSQAAAAAAAARDGFPQIHRSSSTLTLSNEPNMLDRHLMQHLQHRGSLY, from the coding sequence ATCGGACAAATCCTGAACCCTTAGAGATATGCCGTCACTACCCACCAAATTACGAAGTGGAATCACTTCCGTCTTATACCATTGTCTCAGGGTTGCCAACCTACGATGACGCTCTAGAAGAGTTTCGAAAAGCGGGCATCATTCTAACTCCACCCATGCCAGTGgtgaaaatattcgaaaaagaTCCAGCGGCCGCTGACAATACGGGCAAAGAAAATCAAATCTTCAATATGGAAAACTGCGTGGGTACCGACAACGACAACGTCTCAGTAACTTCGACCTGCACCTGTGGAGCGGTAAACAATACAAACTCTAACAATCCAAACTCGATATACACTGTGCCATCGCCACTTGCACCACAAGTCATCGAACTATCACCCGAACAATTGGCGGCACTGTCACAAAAACGTCTTTCGTTACAAATAACCTTTAACAATTCCGTGCGTCGCAATTCCCGCCCCCGTGGTATCGATCTCTATCGCCAGGTGAATCGTAATAACTTGCTGCGCTCACaagctgctgctgccgccgctgctgccCGCGACGGGTTCCCACAAATTCACCGCTCATCGTCGACGCTGACTTTGTCCAATGAACCGAATATGTTGGATCGACATCTTATGCAACACCTGCAGCACCGAGGCTCTCTTTATTAA